One part of the Capra hircus breed San Clemente chromosome 4, ASM170441v1, whole genome shotgun sequence genome encodes these proteins:
- the NACAD gene encoding NAC-alpha domain-containing protein 1 isoform X3 — MPGEAARAELLLPEAGGPGPRTDLSCDAAEATTPKGDRLEHCAPTSGPSALALTFLHGKPGARPPPEGASWDAGPGRAPSAWAVQAEGGPSPGPAEVRPAEGPLPASLEPRIVMGEETCQAAPLPRATMPELRDWEGGHANLNPPPELCSQGDPPVPFPAPDSDSYFTPPSTPTKTASTLLPGPGPHRDSQDAQAELGDSPPASPTGSYITADGDSWASSPSCSLSLQALAEGLDVPSGWGFSPPSSVVDERELPPAGTPDSSSPESSLSADSSSSWGQEGHFFELDFLANDPMIPAYLLPFQGSLIFQVEAVEVTPLPHEEEEVEEEEQEEEQEVPLPRGDLAGEGEDDSTFASSLQSLSDLSITEGVDEAFAFRDDTSAASSDPDSASYTGADDERLYSGEPHAQPTTLLQESPGEAASWGPELTLGVSKGEAGQAAKSQEPISEITRVGPAAAQVSSAMALHIPQESLDHTGMSPQAQGEEPGSTMGPVPVAPVTSQPLQEGDTATLGPEPWISKGEADLNCLQTLKEDTGQGFATATSPEPQPEVDPAALPPLQDAGIPWVQESASETSLEPQLEEEGLTASSPLQDAGIPWVQGSASEASPEPQSEEEDLTASSTSQDAGLPLVQGSASEACPEPQSEEEDLTASSPLQDAGPHLVQGSASEASPEPQSEEDLKASSTSQDAGLPLVQGSASEVSPEPQSEEDLTASLPLKDEGLPLVQGSASEASLEPQSEEEDLTASLSLKNEGLPLVQGSASEASLEPQSEEEDLTASLSLKNEGLPLVQGSASEASLEPQSEEDLIASLPLKDECLPLVQGSASKASPEPQSEEDLTASLSLKNEGLPLVQGSASKASPEPQSEEDLTASSPLQDECLPLIQGSASKASSEPQSEEKDLAASSPLKDECLPLVQGSASEASPEPQSEDLTASSPLQDAGLPLTQGSASEASPEPQSEDLTASSPLQDAALRLVQGSVFETSPEPHSEEDLTASPPLQDAGLPLVHGSASEASPELQSEEVTASPPLQDAGLPWVQGSASEASPDHQSDLKASLPLQDAGLPLVHGSASEASPEPQSEEDLIASSPLKDECLPLVQGSASEASPELQSKEEVTVSPPLQVAGLPLVQGSASDATSEPQSEELTASSPLQDAGLHLVQGSASEASPEPQSEEEELTASSHLQDAGLPLVQGSASEASPELQSKEEVTVSPPLHVAGLPLVQGSASNATSEPQSEELTASSHLQDAGLPLVQGSVSEASPEPQSEEEELTASSHLQDAGLPLVQGSVSKASPEPQSEEEELTASPSLQDAGLPLVQGSASEVSPEPQSEEEDLTASPPLQDAGLPLVQGSASDASSEPQSEEDLTACPTLQDTGLPLVQGSASKVSPEPQSDLTASPTLQDAGLPLVQGSASKASPEPQSEEDLTAFPPLQEAGLPSSQVSATSASPQAPMTDTGCIQETEPTATAAHRKGRKTLGLRPAPEERDPDHTRGSDSLALDQIHLGGPDLPADARTPLEGDAGPSKPATEVPDTPEPFTATQGPPKPDSSGEEVAKGILAPEQEACHDVCAHGGDGAESSSPPKEALGAEHQGHEALKPVVHGPGVCPTASLEVGQLGPPSPVEEGRATLGHRLPMAVGSEVGLSSCSESPSRAVPRLGGHCAKDPAPTSPLPLRQPKPVLGPGRGEQAQAALGALGPSPLQPPESPIGGLPSAPQDRIQGPEPPAPGVLMEAVPSPLASPAPCPCRGPREDLVEGAEPLGSPSHPPPRPRTQRAVAASSGITNPPGAGQVSLPPHPTLLSPKAAPKRGTHAKDPASRLSPPRQVPPGSGPRSPAGPRGLPATEQQDDGDSLEEDSPRALGSGQHSDSHGESSAELEEQDLPGPQTAQCPAQVPEKAPAGSGSEETVAKAKQSRSEKKARKAMSKLGLRQIQGVTRITIQKSKNILFVIAKPDVFKSPASDTYVVFGEAKIEDLSQQVHRAAAEKFKVPSEPSALVPESAPGPRVRPECEEEEEEEEEEEVDEAGLELRDIELVMAQANVSRAKAVRALRDNQSDIVNAIMELTM; from the exons ATCTGTCCTGTGATGCGGCTGAGGCTACCACCCCAAAGGGGGACCGGCTGGAGCACTGTGCCCCGACATCTGGGCCCAGCGCCCTGGCTCTCACGTTCCTGCACGGCAAGCCTGGTGCCCGGCCCCCACCTGAGGGAGCCAGCTGGGATGCAGGGCCGGGCCGCGCCCCCTCAGCCTGGGCAGTCCAGGCGGAGGGCGGCCCCAGTCCAGGGCCCGCTGAGGTTCGGCCTGCTGAAGgccctctcccagcctccctggAGCCCCGGATTGTCATGGGCGAGGAGACATGCCAGGCAGCCCCGCTGCCCAGGGCAACCATGCCGGAGCTCAGGGACTGGGAGGGTGGGCATGCTAATCTGAACCCACCCCCCGAGTTGTGTTCTCAGGGTGACCCTCCTGTGCCTTTCCCTGCCCCAGACTCCGATTCCTACTTCacgcctccctccacccccaccaagaCAGCCTCCACCCTGCTCCCTGGCCCCGGGCCCCACAGGGACTCCCAGGATGCCCAGGCTGAGCTGGGGGACTCGCCGCCAGCCTCGCCCACTGGCTCGTACATCACGGCAGATGGGGACAGCTGGGCCTCATCCCCATCCTGCTCCCTGAGCCTTCAGGCCCTGGCCGAAGGGCTGGATGTGCCCTCGGGCTGGGGCTTCTCTCCACCCAGCTCTGTGGTCGATGAGAGGGAGCTGCCCCCTGCAGGGACCCCGGACAGCTCGTCCCCAGAGTCCAGCCTCTCAGCAGACAGCAGCTCTTCCTGGGGCCAGGAGGGCCACTTCTTCGAGCTGGACTTCTTGGCCAATGACCCAATGATCCCTGCTTACCTCCTGCCCTTCCAGGGCAGCCTGATTTTCCAGGTGGAGGCGGTGGAGGTGACACCCCTGCCCCAcgaggaggaggaagtggaggaggaggagcaagaAGAGGAGCAGGAGGTCCCCCTCCCCAGAGGGGATCTAGCCGGGGAGGGCGAGGATGATAGCACATTTGCATCCTCCCTGCAGTCGCTGTCCGACCTGTCCATCACCGAGGGCGTGGATGAGGCCTTCGCCTTCCGGGATGACACTTCAGCTGCCTCCTCTGACCCCGACTCGGCCTCCTACACGGGGGCTGATGATGAGAGGCTGTACAGCGGAGAGCCCCACGCACAGCCCACCACACTACTCCAGGAGAGCCCTGGGGAGGCTGCCTCCTGGGGCCCAGAGCTCACTCTTGGGGTGTCCAAGGGAGAGGCTGGCCAGGCTGCCAAGAGTCAGGAACCCATCTCCGAGATAACGAGGGTGGGTCCCGCTGCAGCCCAGGTGTCTTCTGCTATGGCCCTTCACATCCCACAGGAATCTCTGGACCACACTGGGATGAGCCCTCAGGCCCAGGGAGAAGAGCCAGGCTCCACCATGGGACCAGTACCTGTTGCCCCAGTCACATCTCAACCCCTGCAGGAGGGAGATACTGCTACTTTAGGCCCAGAGCCCTGGATTTCGAAGGGAGAAGCAGACCTCAACTGTCTACAAACCCTGAAGGAAGACACAGGCCAGGGGTTTGCCACTGCAACCAGCCCTGAACCCCAGCCAGAAGTGGATCCAGCAGCATTGCCACCCCTGCAGGATGCAGGTATCCCCTGGGTCCAGGAATCTGCCTCTGAGACCAGCCTTGAGCCCCAGTTGGAAGAAGAAGGCCTGACAGCATCCTCACCCCTGCAGGATGCAGGTATCCCCTGGGTCCAGGGATCTGCCTCTGAAGCTAGCCCGGAGCCCCAGTCAGAAGAAGAAGATCTGACAGCATCCTCAACCTCACAGGATGCAGGTctccccttggtccagggatctgCCTCTGAGGCCTGCCCTGAGCCCCAATCAGAAGAAGAAGATCTAACAGCATCCTCACCTCTGCAGGACGCAGGTCCCCACTTGGTCCAGGGATCTGCCTCTGAAGCTAGCCCGGAGCCCCAATCAGAAGAAGATCTGAAAGCATCCTCAACCTCACAGGATGCAGGTctccccttggtccagggatctgCATCTGAGGTCAGCCCTGAGCCCCAGTCAGAAGAAGATCTGACAGCATCCTTACCCCTGAAGGATGAAGGTctccccttggtccagggatctgCCTCTGAGGCCAGCCTGGAGCCCCAGTCAGAAGAAGAAGATCTGACAGCATCCTTATCCCTGAAAAATGAAGGTctccccttggtccagggatctgCCTCTGAGGCCAGCCTGGAGCCCCAGTCAGAAGAAGAAGATCTGACAGCATCCTTATCCCTGAAAAATGAAGGTctccccttggtccagggatctgCCTCTGAGGCCAGCCTGGAGCCCCAGTCAGAAGAAGATCTGATAGCATCCTTACCCCTGAAGGATGAATGTctccccttggtccagggatctgCCTCCAAGGCCAGCCCTGAGCCCCAGTCAGAAGAAGATCTGACAGCATCCTTATCCCTGAAGAATGAAGGTCTCCCCTTAGTCCAGGGATCTGCCTCCAAGGCCAGCCCTGAGCCCCAGTCAGAAGAAGATCTAACAGCATCCTCACCCCTGCAGGATGAATGTCTCCCCTTGATCCAGGGATCTGCCTCCAAGGCCagctctgagccccagtcagaagaaaaagatctagcAGCATCCTCACCCCTGAAGGATGAATGTctccccttggtccagggatctgcctctgaggccagccctgagcCCCAGTCAGAAGATCTAACAGCATCCTCACCCCTGCAGGATGCAGGTCTCCCTTTGACCCAGGGATCTGCCTCCGAGGCCAGCCCTGAGCCCCAATCAGAAGATCTAACAGCATCCTCACCTCTGCAGGATGCAGCTCTCCGTTTGGTCCAGGGATCTGTCTTCGAGACCAGCCCTGAGCCCCACTCAGAAGAGGACCTGACGgcctccccacccctgcaggaTGCAGGTCTCCCCTTGGTCCATGGATCTGCCTCCGAGGCCAGCCCTGAGCTCCAGTCAGAAGAAGTGACAGCATCCCCACCCCTGCAGGATGCAGGTCTCCCCTGGGTCCAAGGATCTGCTTCTGAGGCCAGCCCTGACCACCAGTCCGATCTGAAAGCATCCTTGCCCCTGCAGGATGCAGGACTTCCCTTGGTCCATGGATCTgcctctgaggccagccctgagcCCCAGTCAGAAGAAGATCTAATAGCATCCTCACCCCTGAAGGATGAATGTctccccttggtccagggatctgCCTCCGAGGCCAGCCCTGAGCTCCAGTCAAAAGAAGAAGTGACAGTATCCCCACCCCTGCAGGTTGCAGGTctccccttggtccagggatctgCCTCCGATGCTACTTCAGAGCCCCAGTCAGAAGAGCTGACAGCATCCTCACCCCTGCAGGACGCAGGTCTCCACTTGGTCCAGGGATCTGCCTCCGAGGCCAGCCCTGAGCCCCAGTCAGAAGAAGAGGAGCTGACAGCATCCTCACACCTGCAGGACGCAGGTctccccttggtccagggatctgCCTCCGAGGCCAGCCCTGAGCTCCAGTCAAAAGAAGAAGTGACAGTATCCCCACCCCTGCACGTTGCAGGTctccccttggtccagggatctgCCTCCAATGCTACTTCAGAGCCCCAGTCAGAAGAGCTGACAGCATCCTCGCACCTGCAGGACGCAGGTctccccttggtccagggatctgTTTCCGAGGCCAGCCCTGAGCCCCAGTCAGAAGAAGAGGAGCTGACAGCATCCTCACACCTGCAGGACGCAGGTctccccttggtccagggatctgTTTCCAAGGCCAGCCCTGAGCCCCAGTCAGAAGAAGAGGAGCTGACGGCCTCCCCATCCCTGCAGGACGCAGGActccccttggtccagggatctgCATCTGAGGTCAGCCCTGAGCCCCAGTCAGAAGAAGAGGACCTGacagcctccccacccctgcaggaTGCAG GTctccccttggtccagggatctgCCTCCGATGCCAGCTCAGAGCCCCAGTCAGAAGAAGATCTCACAGCCTGCCCAACTCTGCAGGACACAGGTCTCCCTTTGGTCCAGGGATCAGCCTCCAAGGTCAGCCCGGAGCCCCAGTCAGATCTCACAGCCTCCCCAACTCTGCAGGACGCAGGTctccccttggtccagggatcagCCTCCAAGGCCAGCCCGGAGCCCCAGTCAGAAGAAGATCTCACAGCCTTCCCGCCCCTGCAGGAAGCAGGTCTCCCCTCCAGTCAAGTATCTGCCACCAGTGCCAGCCCTCAGGCCCCGATGACTGACACAGGCTGTATCCAAGAGACAGAGCCCACAGCCACTGCAGCccataggaaaggaagaaagacccTGGGACTGAGGCCAGCACCTGAGGAAAGAGACCCAGACCACACTCGAGGATCAGACTCTCTGGCCTTGGATCAGATACATCTGGGTGGCCCAGACCTACCTGCAGATGCTCGGACTCCCTTGGAGGGAGATGCAGGCCCCTCCAAGCCTGCCACAGAGGTCCCAGACACACCTGAGCCTTTCACAGCCACCCAAGGTCCCCCAAAGCCTGACTCCAGTGGGGAGGAAGTAGCTAAGGGCATTTTGGCACCTGAGCAGGAAGCCTGTCATGATGTTTGTGCACATGGGGGTGATGGAGCTGAGTCCAGCTCACCCCCAAAGGAGGCCCTGGGGGCTGAGCACCAGGGCCATGAGGCCCTAAAGCCAGTGGTTCATGGCCCAGGGGTGTGTCCTACTGCCAGCCTGGAGGTTGGCCAGTTGGGGCCCCCAAGCCCAGTGGAGGAAGGAAGGGCTACTCTTGGGCACAGGCTTCCCATGGCTGTGGGCTCAGAGGTTGGGCTGAGCTCCTGCTCAGAGTCTCCTTCAAGAGCTGTGCCCAGGCTGGGAGGGCACTGTGCCAAAGATCCTGCCCCAACATCTCCACTGCCCTTGAGGCAGCCAAAGCCTGTGCTGGGCCCAGGCAGGGGAGAGCAGGCCCAGGCAGCACTTGGAGCCCTTGGCCCCTCCCCACTGCAGCCTCCAGAAAGCCCCATAGGGGGCCTTCCCAGTGCACCCCAAGACAGGATCCAGGGCCCTGAGCCCCCTGCTCCTGGTGTCCTCATGGAGGCAGTTCCAAGCCCCCTGGCAtcccctgctccctgcccttGCCGGGGACCCCGGGAAGACTTGGTGGAGGGTGCGGAGCCCCTGGGCTCTCCGAGCCACCCACCACCTCGGCCAAGAACCCAGCGGGCGGTGGCTGCCTCCTCAGGGATCACAAACCCCCCTGGGGCTGGGCAGGTcagcctcccaccccaccccaccctcctcagCCCCAAGGCAGCCCCCAAGAGGGGTACCCATGCCAAAGACCCAGCCTCGAGGCTCTCGCCCCCTCGCCAAGTGCCTCCTGGCTCTGGGCCCCGGAGCCCAGCCGGCCCTCGAGGGCTCCCAGCCACCGAGCAGCAGGATGACGGCGACAGTTTGGAGGAAG ACTCGCCCCGCGCTCTGGGCTCTGGCCAGCACTCGGACAGCCACGGGGAGTCGTCAGCCGAGCTGGAGGAGCAGGACCTCCCAGGACCACAGACAGCACAGTGCCCAGCCCAGGTGCCCGAAAAG GCCCCAGCTGGCAGTGGGAGCGAGGAGACAGTCGCCAAAGCCAAGCAGAGTCGCAGTGAGAAGAAGGCCCGAAAG GCAATGTCCAAGCTGGGCTTACGACAGATCCAGGGGGTCACCAGGATCACCATCCAGAAGTCCAAGAACATCCTCTTTGTCATTGCCAAGCCCGATGTCTTTAAGAGCCCAGCCTCAGACACCTACGTGGTCTTCGGCGAGGCTAAG ATCGAGGACCTGTCGCAGCAGGTGCACAGAGCTGCAGCTGAGAAGTTCAAAGTGCCCTCGGAGCCCTCCGCCCTGGTGCCTGAGTCAGCACCTGGGCCGAGGGTGAGACCCGAgtgcgaggaggaggaggaggaggaagaggaggaggag GTGGACGAGGCAGGACTGGAGCTGCGGGACATCGAGCTGGTGATGGCGCAGGCCAACGTGTCAAGGGCCAAGGCCGTGCGGGCCCTGAGGGACAACCAGAGTGACATCGTCAACGCCATCATG GAGCTGACCATGTAG